The segment ACACCTAATCTTTCTTTACTAAAGATTTGTCATAACTCATAAATAAGTTAATCCAAATATTTCTAGACAGCCTCATGATAATTGGACCAAAAGCAATTAAACTAATTACTATGGCAATAAAAGCGGTTATTAATGAAGTTTCAAGCATCAAAAAACTTATTATAAATGTGCCAATAGCAAAGGCAATCCCCACACCATAACTCACATACATAGAACCATAAAAGAAAGAGGGCTCCATTCGGTAACGTGTGCCGCAATGCGAACAATGGTCGTTGATCTTTAAAACATCACGCAATATATATGGGTTTTTAGTGTCATACATAGATTCTTGATGACATTTCGGACAAGCTCCTGTGAGAATACTATATAGTTTCGTGCCTTTTAGCATGATTTAAATTTGTTTACTTTTGCGCTTCAGTTATAAAATACAAAGTTAAGACTAATTAATAAATTCACTATAACAAAAGTAGCAAATGCTCAATATTCATAATCTTTCTATTTCCTTTCAGGGCGAATATTTATTCGAGGATATCACGTTTAAATTAAGTCCTGGTGATCGCATAGGATTGATTGGTAAAAATGGTGCAGGAAAATCTACGATGCTCAAAATCTTGTCCAAAGAACTTGAACCAGATTCTGGCCAAATTGCGGCTGATAAAAACTTGAGTTTTGGATTTTTAAAACAAGATATCGATTTTGTTTTTGGACGAACAGTTCTAGAAGAAGCCTACCAGGCATTTGAAGCAATTAAAGCATTAGAAACAAAAATGGAGTACGTCAACACGCAATTAGCGGAACGTACCGATTATGAGAGTGAAACCTATCATCAGTTAATGGTTGATCTCAATGATATTCAGCATCAATATGAAATCATTGGAGGTTATAATTATCAAGGAGAAACTGAAAAAATATTACAAGGATTGGGGTTTCAGCGTGATGATTTTAATAAACTAACCGATACCTTTTCTGGTGGATGGAGAATGAGAATTGAATTAGCAAAGTTACTACTTCAAAATAATGATATCTTACTTCTAGATGAACCTACAAATCATCTAGATATAGAATCAATCATCTGGTTAGAGAGTTTTCTGAAAAATTACTCGGGTGCAGTTGTTATTGTCTCTCACGATAAAATGTTTTTAGATAATGTGACTAATCGTACGATAGAAATTTCTCTCGGCAGAATTTACGATTATCCAAAACCTTATTCTAAGTTTCTTGTTTTAAGAAATGAGATTAAAGCCCAACAATTGGCATCACAAAAAAATCAGCAAAAGCAAATAGAACAAACCGAAAAACTAATTGAAAAATTTAGAGCTAAAGCAAGTAAAGCGACCATGGCACAATCGCTCATTAAAAAATTAGATAAAATTGATCGTATAGAGGTTGATCAAGACGATAACAGTGTCATGACTCTTAATTTTCCTGTTTCAGTAACACCAGGAAAAGTTGTTATCGAAGCCGAAAACATTTCTAAAAGTTATGATGATAATCACGTATTAACCAATGTTAATTTGATGATTGAACGCGATAGTAAAACTGCTTTTGTTGGACAAAATGGACAAGGCAAATCTACCTTAGCAAAAATAATTGTTGGCGAACTTAAGCATCAAGGTAATTTAAAGCTAGGTCATAATGTTCAAATTGGATATTTCGCTCAAAATCAAGCTGAATATTTAGATGGTAGTAAAACCGTATTGGATACGATGATTGATGCTGCTAACGAAACTAATAGAAGTAAGGTTCGTGATATTTTGGGATCATTTTTATTTAGAGGAGATGAAGCCGAAAAGTATGTGCGCGTCCTTTCTGGAGGAGAACGTAACCGTTTAGCTTTGGCGAAGCTTATGCTTCAGCCCATTAATGTTTTAATAATGGATGAGCCTACCAACCACTTAGATATTACGTCTAAAAATGTTTTAAAGGAGGCTCTTAAAAAGTATGAAGGTACTTTAGTCTTAGTATCTCACGATAGAGATTTTCTTCAAGGTTTGACTAATAAAGTGTATGAGTTTAAAGACGAGAAGATAAAAGAATATTTAGGGGATATTGATTTTTATTTAGAGCAGCGTAACGTAGAGAACTTAAGAGAAGTAGAGAAGCGGACTGTTATTAAAGACATACCAAAAACAACAAATAAACAGTCGTACGAAGCACAGAAAAAGCTGAAATCTCTAAATAATAAGCTGAGTAATATCGAATCTAAGATTAGTCAGCTCGAAAAAGACATCAAAGAAGATGATGTAGAATTAGCTACAAACTATGATGCTACGGTTGCCAACGATACTTTTTTTGATCATTATCAGGCTAAAAAGGAAAAATTAAAGCAATTAATGGCAGATTGGGAAAACATTCAATACGAATTGGACGATTT is part of the Formosa sp. Hel1_31_208 genome and harbors:
- a CDS encoding DUF983 domain-containing protein translates to MMLKGTKLYSILTGACPKCHQESMYDTKNPYILRDVLKINDHCSHCGTRYRMEPSFFYGSMYVSYGVGIAFAIGTFIISFLMLETSLITAFIAIVISLIAFGPIIMRLSRNIWINLFMSYDKSLVKKD
- a CDS encoding ABC-F family ATP-binding cassette domain-containing protein, coding for MLNIHNLSISFQGEYLFEDITFKLSPGDRIGLIGKNGAGKSTMLKILSKELEPDSGQIAADKNLSFGFLKQDIDFVFGRTVLEEAYQAFEAIKALETKMEYVNTQLAERTDYESETYHQLMVDLNDIQHQYEIIGGYNYQGETEKILQGLGFQRDDFNKLTDTFSGGWRMRIELAKLLLQNNDILLLDEPTNHLDIESIIWLESFLKNYSGAVVIVSHDKMFLDNVTNRTIEISLGRIYDYPKPYSKFLVLRNEIKAQQLASQKNQQKQIEQTEKLIEKFRAKASKATMAQSLIKKLDKIDRIEVDQDDNSVMTLNFPVSVTPGKVVIEAENISKSYDDNHVLTNVNLMIERDSKTAFVGQNGQGKSTLAKIIVGELKHQGNLKLGHNVQIGYFAQNQAEYLDGSKTVLDTMIDAANETNRSKVRDILGSFLFRGDEAEKYVRVLSGGERNRLALAKLMLQPINVLIMDEPTNHLDITSKNVLKEALKKYEGTLVLVSHDRDFLQGLTNKVYEFKDEKIKEYLGDIDFYLEQRNVENLREVEKRTVIKDIPKTTNKQSYEAQKKLKSLNNKLSNIESKISQLEKDIKEDDVELATNYDATVANDTFFDHYQAKKEKLKQLMADWENIQYELDDLS